Below is a window of Humulus lupulus chromosome 2, drHumLupu1.1, whole genome shotgun sequence DNA.
ATCTTTGGGGCCCTGCTCCTATTACCTCTTCCAATGATTACATGTATTATATCCATTTTGTTGACTCATTTTcaagatacacttgggtttttcTACTCAAAACTAAATATGAAGCTTTACAAGTCTTTAttcaattcaaaattcaaattgagaAAGATTTTGAATGTTCCATCAAGTCTATACAATTTGATTGGGGAGGAGAATTTCAATCTTTTAAAACTTATCTCTTGAAAAATGGTATTCATCATAGAGTTTCATGTCCTACTACTCATCAGCAAAATGGAGTAGCAGAACGAAAACATAGGCACTTAATAGAAACAGCTCTCAGGCTAATGCTTCTACGCCTTTGAACTTTTGGGATGAAGCTGTTAGAGCTTCTGCTTATTTGATTAACAGACTCTCATCCCTTGTCATTCATAATAATACTCCTCTAAAGTTGTTGTTTAATAAAGACCCGAATTATAAATAATTAGAAGTATTTGGATGTCCTTGTTATCCAAATACTAGGCCATACAATAAACATAAATTTGAATTCAGATCTTTAAAGTGCACCTTCCTAGGCTATAGTTTAAACCATAAAGGTTATAAATGCTTAGCTCCAAATGGAAGGATATATATTTCAAGAGATGTGTTGTTTAATGAATTTTCATTTCCTTTTTCTGAGCCACTCTCTACTgataattcaaaaaaattagcaTACCATTCCAATACTTTAAGCATCATTTTTGTTGTCAATTCTTCTTCTAGAAGTCAACTTTCCCCATAAAATTCTGTGTCTAATGGTCTTCGGTCCAACTCTGTCTCTACTCAGAGTCAACCTCAGTCTTCTTCTTCATTGTACAATTATGTTTTTAGTCCTTCTTCCTCTTCTAGTTCCACTCAACCTACTCACATGATTGTTCCAATATCTGAAGGTCCCACTAATACACACTCAATGGTGACTAGAGAAAAAGCAGGGGTCTATAAGCCTAAGGTTTATATTGCTTCTAAAGAACCACTCACCATTTCTAATGCTTTGAAAAATGCAGATTGGTTTTCTGTTATGCAGGATAAAATAATAGCTTTAGGAAGAAATGGAACgttttccttagtttctttacCTCCATGAAGGAAGACAATAGGATGTAGATGGGTTTTAAACTTAAAGAGAATGTTGATGGCACTGTAAAAAAACATAAAGCAAGGCCGATGGCTCAAGGTTTCGTACAGcaatatgagtttgattttactGAGATGCTTAGTCCAGTAGTTAAACCTACAACTATACACATCATCCTCACGATTGCACTCTCTAGAGGCTGGCCGATTAAGCACCTAGATGTAAATAACACATTTTTAAATGGTGAGTTGACTGGGGAGGTGTTTATGAAGCAGCCTCCAGGTTTTCAAGATCCTACTTCGCCTTAATTGGTGTGTAAACTCCACAAAGAAATATATGGATTACGCCAAGCTCCATGTGCCTGGTTCAAAAAATTGCGCATTGCGCTTATTTCTTTTGGTTTTACTTATGCCAGTGCTGATCAGTCTTTGTTCACTCGCATTACACCAGCTCATACTTCTTTCCTTttggtttatgttgacgacataaTATTAACAGGAAGTTCTTTTGAAGCTATTACTCATCTGATTGATCAGCTAAACAAGGATTTTGCCTTAAAGGAACTTGGTGACCTGAACTACTTTCTTGGAATTAAGGTCAGTCATACAACTACTGGTTTACATTTGTGTCAAAAGAAATATATTACTAACTTGCTCTGTCGGTCTAAGAAGTAATTTTCAAATTCATTGAATACACCTATGTTGGGTGGTGAGAAATTGTCAGCATATGGAAGTGATCCCATTTTGGATCCTCATTTCTGTAGAAGCGTAGTTGGTGCGCTTCAATATGCCACCATTACTCGACCTGAAATCACATATGTTGTGAATATGGTATCTCAATTTATGTAGACTCCTCTTGAATCACATTGTAAAGTTGTTAAAAAGATATTAAGGTATCTTAAAGGCACGTTGGACCATGTTCTACTTTTATAGACTTGTTTTGATTTGAGTTTGACAGGGTTTTGTGATGCCGACTAGGCATCTAACCCTGATTATCGAAGGTCGACTACAAGTTTTTTCATTTACTTGGGTTCAAATTTAGTGTCTTGGACATCAAGGAAACAAAGGACAGTGTCTCGGTCGAGCACGAAAGTTGAATATCACATTCTTGCTAATGCCATTGCTGAGGTTACTTGGATTCCATCTCTCTTATCTGAAGTTCAAGCTTCTCCAAACCATACTCTTTTGATTTGGTGTGACAACCAAAGCACTGTCCTCATGTCGGCTAATATGGTTCTACATGCTCGGACTAAGCATATAGAACCGGACTTGTATTTTGTTAGAGAAAGGATTTTCAATAAGCAGCTTCAAGTGAAACACTCTTTCTTTAAATCAGATAGTTGATATACTAACTAAGCTGCTATTTTCAACTCGTATTCTGCACTTAAGAAACGAACTTACCGTGGCTTCATTATCCACACTAAGTTTGAGGGAGGTGTTAGAAGTTCTGTTAGTAGTTAGTTATTATGTTGTGTTTTCTGTTATGTATTTTGTTATTTCGGTTGAAGGGTTGTTACTCAACTCTAGGTGTATATATACTTATCTATAGTAATGCTTATTTAATATAATCACATTATTCATTTGCACTCTGTTATTCAATCCTTACAGTAATAATAGTCTCTTCTCCAAAAGATGCTACGTAAAGTTTCCAAATCTGAAGTTTGTTTTGAGAAAGTGGTAAAAGAGGAAGCTAGAGAGAAGGACGTGTACTGCAATTTTTGGTGTGAAAATGGTGTCCCATTATGTAAAGCATTTGGGTCTGCCAAGATTTGTGGGAGGAAGAAGAGGGATTAATTTAAGTTTATCAATAATAGGGTTTTGAATAGGTTAATGATAAAAGCTATCATCCAAGCCATACCAACATATATGATAGATTGTTTTCTTCTTCCAAAGACTCTTCTTAAGGATTTTCAAGGTCTGCCTGCTAGATTTTGATGGGGTTCTTTGTAACGAAAGAAGAAattgcattggtgttcttagttAGTTCTCTATGAGTCTAAATCTAAAGGAGGacttagttttatatatgtaTGTGGAGATGTTTAACTAGGTTCTTCTTGGAAAGTAGATTTCAGAGTGACAAGAAAGCCTTCCTCATTGGTTGCTAGAAtcctaaaggctagttattttcCAAATGGTGATGTCCTCAATGCTAAAGTAGGTTCATTAACTTTGTGTATTTGGAGAGGCCTCATTTGGGGGAGAGAAATGATAAACAAAGGGATTAGATGGAGTATTGGCTTAGGGAAGAATGTAAGGATCATAAAAGATAAGTGGATTCCTAGGTATATAAGCATCAACTTTTATGACAAGCCTTGTCTTCCTAAGGATCTGAAAGTTGTTGATCTGAGATTGTCTTTGGGGGAATGAAACACTAAATTCATTTAGGCTCTTTTTAATGAGGATGATGCTGACCTAATTTTGGGAATGTCATTTAGTTCTCTAGATCATGAAGATAAACTTATTTGGCACTTTACAAGAGATAGGAGGCCAGTAGTGGCTATAAAGTATGTAGTAGTTAAAGAGAAGGACCACGTTGAGGCATCAAATATGTCAAAAATTGAAATTTGGTAGAAACACATGTGGAAAATGAAGGTTTTTGAAGAGTAAAACATTTTGGTTGGAAATTGAGTCATAAGTTCATAACTGGCTTCCATGTTTTGGCTCGTAGGGGTATAAGTTTAGGAAGGGTGTGGCATGTGTAATGGCAAAGATCGAAAGGACATTATGGTGTGTTTACTTGTGGGATTGTGGAATGGGAATGGAGAATTAGTTTCATTAGCCTTGTTTACTTTCCTAATTTTGGTTAGGAATGAGAATGAAATATGTGAGACCCACACAGATTTGGGATTGAGGAAGGGATTGACAATCCCATAAAATTTGGGGGATTGCCATTCCTATTCTTTCtcaaattataaaatatcatttttgcccttatttaattataaaattacaattgaataaaattttaaaaaataaatatatatatatacatattatttttaaaatatttataatatatcattttttttaaattaagagTATATATAatctattaaattaataatttaaatatttaatatttattatttttttagttgattcaataaaaaatcatacaaatacattaattaaatatttgtcaATTTTTATTCATGTTTTATtcaaaataactaattttttatttataatatatttttattatattttatatttaaaattaatagaaaaataaattaatataataagttaaaaatatatttaattataatatttatgtttaaaaaatttagaTTATAAAAGTTCTACTTTaactaagggtatttttgtaacttACGAATAATTTATTCTGATTCAAAAGTAAAGTAAACACATTAATGAGAATATTGATGATTCCGATTTCGATTCTTGCAAATTCAGTAAACAACTTATTCTGACTCTGATTCAGTAGTCCGATTGATGGTCAATTCGATTACTAGTGATTCGGATTGTAAATCATTCTGATTACATGCAAGTAAACACACCATTATTATGCTATTTAGAGATGTCAAGAAGTAAAGAAGATTTGGAAAAGGAGTTGCTTTAGCCATTTGTTTGAAGATTATTATGACAATGATGCTATTTCTTTTCTTAATAATATTGTAGGAGTCTTCTCTACCAATGAGTTTAATCTCTTCATGTTGACAGCTTGGCAATTTTGAAATATTAGGAATTTCTTTATCCATAGTCAGACTATTCCAAGACCAAAAGACTTAGTGGAGTGGATTGTTAAGATTTTAAAGGAGCTTCAGATGGCTCAGGCCATAAAGACAAGGGCAGcaaatcataaatgcaaaaatagtCTCCTATTAGAAAAATATTACAATGTAGATGATTACAATAAAACTAatgcaaaatatatataacttaaCTAATAATATTACATAAATGAAGAAAAAGATATCAAGATATCACATATAACTTATGTAAATTATCACAAGGATAAGAGGTAGAAGGTGAAGATCTCAAGACTTAAACAAGATTCAAAACTTTTGTTCTAAAGGTTATTTCCTCCCTCGTAAGAATAGTTTGGGAATACTCTCTAGAAATGCTTCCAAGAATTTATCAAGTCTTCTCTCATACTCAACATAGTATTCTAAAGATGAACATGTTATCACAAGTGTGTTTCAAGTGAGCAAAATAATCTCTATTAGTAGAGCTTGAGATCattaattgattttcaaattccatcaaccccttatgtgttaccaatgataaatttAGTGTTTATGAAATTAAAGGGATGATTTGATGGTTACTTGGGGTATTACAACGTTCAAGACATCAAAAAGATGCTTCAAAACTGAAACTGTCAGATCATTGATTTGTAGCACATGAAAACCAAATCAACAATATGAAACTTCTTTTTTATATTGATTATGGAGaaattttgggagttacaaatcaGTAAGCAGATTTGTAACTTACCTTGTAAGTTACAATTGACAAATAAGATTTTTTTCACTCATTTTATCAATATTATATTAttcatataaaataatataacaccttcTCCTTTGGAGAAATTGTATATCAATGTGGATGTCACTCCAGTCAAAGGTGGTGGTAAGGGCAGGAAGGGTGAATATAGCAGTGGGGTGATCGTTAAAGATTCTTatggaatggttcaagctgctCAATTCTGGCATATTCAAATGCCTTTTTCTTCTTTGGAGGCTTATAAGAGATTTGTAGTGTCACAACTTTTATGTTATTTCATATTGTTTGGTGGCCAATGCTGAATTATCTCATAATCACTGCTGCTATGATGATATGGATGTGCTTATCAAAGATATTTTATTAGATTATCAAATCTCAAGTTGTTTaggcatctgttgggcccaaaatgttcggcctGAAAACACTTtcctcatttatcaaatattcaaaacggAGCGTTTTGGCAAAGAGAGGTTCCGAAGGCAGAAGTTGTGGGTCAGAGGCAATCTGCGCCTCTGACCCCTGAGCGAGACATTTTAAAAGTCGGTAttttttgtaatgccctgaattccctattatggttaatggctggattagtaggccgggagggccataactgtttaattatgccattaaatgtgtttatgcatgtttatgagaattatattataatatgatgttaaatgcatgcatgtgagtccacatttgtttacaggggtgttttggtaatttggcccgttgagggtataattgaatatttgtttgcgtgttaatgatatattgtgagaccacattataatgtggattggttcgagtatttcgacatgagacgatctttaagtatgatttttcggtttggtcataacaggtttgagctcggggtgagtctcggggtgatattaatgattatagcgttactggggattttagggtaacgggatatgaattattggtgtttgaggattttgagattagcgggaattgggaagcgttaattataattaacgggatgggcggaaagtaccaattttgcccttgaggtggctttagaggcttaagatgacacaagggtattttggtctttttgggaggatatatgtgacttaagtggcttagaaggctgtagaataaacaaAGTAAAAGCAGAGGCAttaccttcttcttctcgtaccttCTCTTTCCTTCATCTACCTTGTGAgattttgtgatcttgttgaggatttgagcttgggagctaggccttggtactttgggagtgtgttccactgtTGAAGAGTAcaataacctgaacttgaggtaagcgtTTAGCCACTAATTCCCATGTATGCTCTATTTTCTCTTTTGGTTTTTAGTTCATGATTTTgacgtgggaagtgagaatcaaagggagtttttaTGTTAGTTTGTTTGGGGTTTGATGAGAGTGGGCTAAGGGTattgtttgggggtttaattatatgtttggaagaggttttatgaaggtttgaaggactggtttgagaggaaatcgcACAGGGGAAAAACTAGTTCGTGCGtgggcaagcgccgcggcgcagcaggggtgcgccgcggcccttggcgtttggcagagGGGAGCCCTCTCTAtttgagggcgcgccgcagcgcagcaggggagggtcgcggcccttaaggccaatttttccaaaatgtggttttagcttggggattcaaaccttaggccttggggttggacctagtacccggttgggtagtatttgatgtctcgggggctgggatttggtttgggaaccctcagttatcatttttattaatgaatcctataatttggttatgaccaggtgaccgtcaaggaatttaaaggttgatcgttctcaagggtcgttcatataataattctcactcgaaccagaggtaagaaaacagtgtatgagtacagttgcaccctatataggtatatgacatgcatggtttgatattgaggcatgttggttgatatatgtggacatggattgcatattaaatgctagtgaacgctgattacgtgttgagacactgactagtcagggaccgactctaaagtcgagaatcatgcattgaatggctctatggcattaatgctagaccgaccctagggtcgaagaacttataagcgcttgcctggtctacgaccagatgactatagccaaggtatatgaccccggtgaccgtttgtcacgtggctaagggacgttgtccatagcttcgactctagagtcgtgaggaaggttatgttggtgactattcaccttgcacctgtcctgatcaaacttatgaaagaatcacttatcagttaagccctggtgaccctatcgtcacatggctagagggagcgatgctcattattgtgacttttggctattgtcacctatttgctggactgatagtcctgaatggttattatgatcgttgttgatattacatcatgccttattgtgttttcttgttgggccttggctcatgggtgctatgtggtgcaggtaaaggaaaggagaagcttaaccaaccctgagtggagaacttgggcggtgttgtgtacatacagggccgcttgactgccacgatcaaggagttctcagagggactaggggtttaccctatttttgccgcttaggccggcggggattgtaaatttgaaactgtagcgactcttttgtattacgaactacttgtaaacattttgaaaggctcatgagaagtttatttaattaatgaaatgtaccctttcctttttactggtttttcaccttaacctgataatagcacttagatcacgtttttaaccaaaggactcgggtagcgagtcaaatttctggttcactgttcaccgtaactgttctggggtaaccagagcgttacaacttggtatcaaagcaaagccaaggttagggttcctgtagactggctgggtatgtacacacatcactgaagtcaagctcgactcatggtttggtaactatttacgtggttacatgtataattgtttaaatgtgatatatatgctttacctgtgtgcgtgagatattatgttgagcctgtgccctaaaatattatatcttcagcaaatgtgtgctaattagtactgagattgttggcgcctgcttattagtatggttgtttattatgtgatacatgctgaatGTTGAATGCCATGAACATGTATCTGATTGTGCATATTGAATGAATGTGGAATGTGATTAttatctgtttgttcttggaccgtaaggcggcaagaggtttagttattactacctgactggccgtattgattattgtttcagtaaggtatcagtgacagaatgaacccagaacagacaggcacctcagctggccagagtggtcagggtcagaataatgataacagtcagggtcaagtgaatgaccaatctcaggttccacagccagcacctgcaaactggcagcaaatgtttagtgatttgcaggctatagtggtaaaacagggagaggagcttcgtctcctaagacagcagcaagtgcctgtggtggccagtgttgcagaggcaccttctgtgtcggtgccagctaTTGGGCaactgcctggggttgaaaacagattggaacctctttatgagcggttcaggaaacaacaacctcctgtgtttgaaggcagtgctgatcctaccaaagctgaacaatggatgagcatgattaccactattattgactttatgaaggtagttggtactgagagggtggcctgtgcggcttatatgtttcgggatgatgcccggatttggtgggaagtggttggtcagaccaaggatgttaatctcctaagcagggaggaatttcagaccttgttcaatgaaaagtattacaatgacgccattagagcggcgaaggctgatgaatttatgaggctgcTTCAGGGAACAGCCGCACAGAGCGTCCCTCTGACGGACATGAGCGACCAGATCGAAAAGATGTGTCGTCTGTTGGAGGCGAGCCAGTAGCGGTCCGACAAAGTAATTAAGACATTGACCGAAGCCCAAGCTAGGCTCGAAGCCGAGATTGCTGAGCTGCGCAAGTCCGCTGACACGACTCGCAACACCCAAGCCAACGATAATCTTGATTCTAGCAGATCTGACGTTCTAATCGACCGCATTAATTCCCCACATCAAAACATGAACCCAGGTAACGGAAGATCCCAAGGCATCCCGCCATCCTCCGGGGCCGAAGAGCGACAAGCCCCGACCTCTGACACACATGGGCGGACGGAAGCAAAACCCACCGGACCCGCTCAGCCAGCAGCTGAAGTCCGACCTCAATGCACCACACCTCAAGTCGCACACGATTCTCCCTCTGATGGTCGCGTTCCCTCGATCCGGTTCTTGGACAGCTGGAAAGAAGACATGATGAGGGaaatgatgcagaagttctcAGATGGGCGATCCGCCTACGCCACCGAACATTTGGATCTAGTATCAAGAACCACTGAGAAATCGCCTTTCTCGGAATGGATTCAGAATGAGCCAAAGCCTCGAGACTTTGTCATCCCTTCCCTACCTGCGTTCAATGGAAAAGGAGACCCACTAAACCACTTATTTCAATTTCAACAGAAGATGGCATTAGAAGCTAATAACGAAGCCATACAATGCAAAGTCTTTTCAACGACTTTCTCCGGGCCAGCTCTGTTATGGTTCCGACAATTAAAGCCCGGGTCACTCAACAGTTTTAGTGATCTCCGACGGACCTTCTTACAGCAGTACAGCGCGAACCGAGAGGTGCCCAAAACAATGGCCGATCTTTATCGGATTGAACAGCGGGAGAATGAACATCCGAAAGCATACTTGCAACGTTTCATTGACCTCGTGCATCAAATCCACGACGTCGATCCGCTCACCGCAGCAAATCTCTTCGTCAAAAGCCTGCAGGTGGGATCTCTCTTGCATGAGAATCTCACCATGACACCTCCATACGACATGGAAGACGTGCAGACCCGAGCCGAGGGCGTCTTCAGGGTGTTAGAATTTCGAGAGCGCGCACAGAAGAAGTCTGCACTCATCTCTGCTCCACCAACAAATAATCCTCCACCACTTGCCAGGGATGACAAGAGGAAGCAGAACCAAACAGATCGTATGAAGGAAGGAAAAAGGCCAAGACAGGATCGACAGCCATCACGATACCCATCCTTCGAATACACCGTCCCGCAAGAAGTCATTTATGATGAAAATAAAGACAGACCTATCTGGTGAGAGCCCTACAAAATTACCACTCAATCTGACAGAAGGGATAAAAACAGATACTGTCTCTTCCACAAAGATCACGGTCATACAATCGCTGAATGCCACAATTTGAACAATCAGATCCAAGTCCTCATGAGGAGTGGGAGGCTTACCCAATACATCAAGGAGATAGGCAGACCAGGCGCCTCACGGCAAAACCCCGCTTCTGTCCCCGCTCCACAGGCGTCAGACCCCGTGCACACAGCCTCTGACAGCATCCAGGAGCCTCTTAAGCAAGTCCCTATGATCCACGGGATCGTAGAACCCACTGATAATCAAGAGCATGCAACCAAAATCCATAAAAGGATGGAAGAACGAGTGAAGCGATACAAATCATTAGGCCACGTGGTCAATCTCGTCACTTCAGAAGACAGAAGCTACCTAGCCTCTGCAATCACCTTCACCGATGATGACCTGAAGGGTGTAAACCTACCCCATGATGATCCACTCTTCATTTCCCTACAGGTTGACCATTGCCAGCTAGGTAGAGTCCTGATAGATGGGGGCAGTGGGGTCGACATCCTCTTCTGGGAAGCTTTCCAGAAGATGGGGCTAGAGGAGAGTCAGATCTGGCCCTCCACCATGCCCATTTTGGGATTCAACAGCCAAAGAGTATATCCGAAAGGCGTCATTCGATTAACTGTGGTGGCCGCAGAATGCGCCC
It encodes the following:
- the LOC133814024 gene encoding uncharacterized protein LOC133814024, with product MMREMMQKFSDGRSAYATEHLDLVSRTTEKSPFSEWIQNEPKPRDFVIPSLPAFNGKGDPLNHLFQFQQKMALEANNEAIQCKVFSTTFSGPALLWFRQLKPGSLNSFSDLRRTFLQQYSANREVPKTMADLYRIEQRENEHPKAYLQRFIDLVHQIHDVDPLTAANLFVKSLQVGSLLHENLTMTPPYDMEDVQTRAEGVFRVLEFRERAQKKSALISAPPTNNPPPLARDDKRKQNQTDRMKEGKRPRQDRQPSRYPSFEYTVPQEVIYDENKDRPIW
- the LOC133814025 gene encoding uncharacterized protein LOC133814025 → MEERVKRYKSLGHVVNLVTSEDRSYLASAITFTDDDLKGVNLPHDDPLFISLQVDHCQLGRVLIDGGSGVDILFWEAFQKMGLEESQIWPSTMPILGFNSQRVYPKGVIRLTVVAAECALPVDFLIIDSTTSYNAIMGRNWIHRMQWVVSTLHQVMRCQSLNGRYTVDIKGCQKHAKKCFLTLKEINSSGTASHDNSPDK